The Carassius auratus strain Wakin chromosome 7, ASM336829v1, whole genome shotgun sequence genome contains the following window.
tgcattcaattgatcaaaagtgacatttaagcCATGTTACAGTATTATTACAATGTGTTTCagctctgaagactggagtaatgaagctgaaaatacagctgcgcatcacagaaataaattacactttaaaacacattcacatgGGAAAATATTTCGGAATattgtagtttttactgtattttatttcaaataaatattgagcataaaagacagaaaaaaatcatATGGATCACAATCTTTTATATGGTCTAAATGTTTTGATGTGTATTCTGTGACGATTGTGCGTGTGTTAAGTCTGTACatataaagtgtgtgtttgtctctgtctcaGGCTGCTGTGCTTCTGGAACACGAGAGGCAGCAGGAACTTGCTAAAATCCAGCAGGGGGCTCCACCAGGCACCAGAGGACCTGAACTGGGACCACGACCCAACCTCCTGCCCCCCATCCCGCCTCTCAGAGGTCAGCGCCCCTCCGCCTTCATACTGCAGAAACACTGCCAAACACTGATTCACCAGGATGCTCGGAATTTATGTTAAAgctgctgtatgtaggattgacatataacagtccaaattcaaaatattggagagggtttttttcaccTGGTTCCTCCTCCTCAGAGTTGacacacacaggttgccagattgatgacacaAACAGGAACAAGCAAACTCAACAATGAATTCAATCAAATATGCTGTGctttccaccaactggcaacccgggtGCTGATATACTTGTTGCTGATacacaagtatgttaacttagcatgtttcttaaatatctgcaaacatatgatGGTATTTTCATGCTTTATTAGAGTCAAGATCtcacatacagcacctttaacctAATGTGATGATATGCTGATGGGATGCCCTTTGGTTTTACTTcactaataatatataataggCAAGACAACACAGGAaagcactttcttttttttttttacttgcactgGTTAATTTTGAGATTTAAGATATATTTGGCTTTTCATTACATGCTGTTTCAgtctagtggaaagaaaacattcaCAATACACAtgtaagtgtttattttagtGCACTGTAGATTTTAGCACTTTTTAAAggttgttttctcaaaatgaatgTTGAGATGTAttttctggaaatgtatgcaagtGCATATTTACTTACATAATGCCTCATTTGTTTATTCAAACATAACGTTCAGAAAGATTGCAATGTGTTCAATCAACATAGGGAgtgtttaattacttttttttttttttttattggacccAATTCACCTTATGTGTCTTGCCTTTTGTGAACCAGACTGGATTGAGATGACTGCAGCCTTCAAATCATTGCTGACAAGAgtgattttaactttaaacatgaTCTGTGTCCTGCTGTAGTTGGGACTCCCGGTGGCCCCGCCCCTCCAGGAGTTTCTCTCCTGCCCCAATCTGCCAATCAACGACAGAAGGTCCCGCCCCCTCCGGGAGAAGACGCCAGAGAGGTGTGAGACCCTGAGCGCCTCAGCACATGATCGGTCTGACACACAAACCCAGTCTCTTCACTCATCTTGATCTGTTTGTTTGTGCAGTCGTGGCAGGGTGAGGAAGTGGGCATCGGACCCAAGATCCCTCAGGCTCTGGAGAAGATCCTGCAGCTGAAGGAAATGAGGCAGGAGCAGCTCAGCGTCGCCCCCACAGGTCACTGACAATCCACCGGCCACCTTAATACTGCTAATGACCGTATTTATGGGACGAGAGCACTCCAGCACAGCAAGTCTGATCATCAGAGGAGAAACACTCAGTGTAGTTTTCAAAGGCGTGCAATGAATCAAATCATAGTGAAAATTACCGCTGCTTGaggttttttttacagtttagctTGTGGATTCTTTTTAATGACTAATGCATGTGTCTTTCATGCACTTGCactctttatttaaaatgtgagcTTTCTAGAAAAGGTGTGTAATTTAGCTGCTTTATTTGCTGAATCCAAACATGAATTGTCTTTTGCACTGAGAGTGAGTGTTTGCGTTTGCTGGTTTTATCCACAGAGGTCTATGATGACCAGGAGAGCGCTGACACGGATCTGAATAATTCCTCCACCCGCGGATACTCGGACGAGGACGATGAGAGCGGTCTTTCTAAAAAAGATGTAGGTGTCCGCACATCTGTGAGCAGCGTTGGCGAGGCTCTCGTTGATCTCTTACTGAGTTTCTCCTGGTTTACTTCTAGAAAAATCGCAAGCGCAGGAAcaggaagaagaagaacaaaaagaagaggcaggaggaggaggaggagaagaagaaagaggaGAGCAATGACAAGGAGCCCGAGGTGGAGATCGAGTACGTGACGGAGGAGCCTGCGGTCTACGACCCAAACTACATCATCTTCAAGAGGATCTTTGAGGCCTTCAAGGTCAGAAAATGCTACGTTCGTTGATGCTTTGAGATGAGGAGCTTCCAGAAACTGTTTTGTTGAAACTAAACCGGAAAACTTTGTGTTTGATGTGAGAAAATGTAAAGAATGCCGCTTGTTTGGAGTTTGATCTGCTGCTTGCTTCACACTCAGCCATCACAGTTTGACATTTTAAAGACTGAACATAACTCTCGTGTTTTGATGGATGGTGCGCTCAATGGCTTTCTATCACAGCTGACAGATGACGTGAAAAAGGAGAAGGAAAAGGAGCCGGAGAAGCCTGAGAAGCCAGAAATCCTTTCGTTTAAGAAGAAGGGCTTCGAGCTGGAGAAGAAGGACAGCGACGACAGCGACGAGGTGAGTTGAAGGCCACTTCCACAGCGGTGGTTTCCTGACGGTATTCCTGTCTAACGCCGTCCACTTCCTGTTTGACAGGACACCAAAAAGGACTTGCCCAAGTTGTCCAAAAAGAAGCTCAGGAGGATGAACCGGCTGACGGTGGCAGAGCTCAAACAGGTAACAAATGAAACTAATTTCTCTTCGTTTGATCCAAATTACTCCTAAAACCACTTCTGAGTTCAATGCCTTAAGATTTAgatgttttaactgtaaatgaGCTTGAAGGAATAGTTGAATCAAAATTTGCTCTAGTCATaaaagatagtttttttttttcattgcatgacTTGCTCAGCAAcagatgctctgtagtgaatgggtgccgtcagactgagagtccaaactgctgataaaataatccacatcactccatcAGTTAAAGAAAGTAACCtggttctgacggcacccatccactgcaaaGCATCCGTTGCTGAGCGagtcatgcaatgctacatttctccaaatgttaaaatacattatcAGTTAATTTTGGCTGATCTAATCCTTCAATATGAAGTGCATAGCACTAAGCCGTCTTCATCATAATGACATTTAGACTTAGCATTAAAACAGCATGCTCAGTTCACTTCAGAGTGGATGCAGTGCTATCTTCAGTGTTTCTTGATGTGTTCCTCAGCTCGTGGCGCGTCCAGACGTGGTGGAGATGCACGACGTGACGGCGCAGGAGCCCAAGCTGCTGGTTCACCTGAAGGCCACCAGGAACACGGTACCTGTGCCCCGTCACTGGTGCTTCAAGAGGAAGTACCTGCAGGGCAAGAGAGGCATAGAGAAGCCCCCGTTTGAGCTGCCCGAGTTCATCAGGAGAACCGGCATCCAGGAGATGAGAGAAGCTCTGCAGGAGAAGGTACACGCACgctcacacacatctcacacgCTCTGTTCCTGAGCAAGGGCATCAAACGACAATGTGTAGCGCTTCATTTAAACGCTCTGCTGTCAGCTTCACTGGCGTCTCTGTGTTCCTGCAGGAAGACGCCAAAACCATGAAGACCAAGATGAGAGAGAAAGTTCGGCCCAAGATGGGGAAGATCGACATCGACTACCAGAAGCTGCACGACGCCTTCTTCAAGTGGCAGATCAAGCCCAAGCTCACCATCCACGGGGACCTGTACTACGAGGTGCGTTTGTTACTGATGTGAGTGATGATGACACTCCTGGAGCGTCACTAACTCTGCTCCGGTGCTCATGTGTCAGGGTAAAGAGTTCGAGACGCGTCTGAAGGAGAAGAAGCCGGGCGATCTGTCCGCTGAGCTGCGAGTGGCTCTCGGGATGCCCACCGGACCCGTGAGTGTTCATCCTGCGCTGCTTTACACAACACCAGCTGTGGAAGTACACACttctgtgattgtgtgtgtgtgtgtgtgtctccgcaGAACTCTCACAAAGTTCCTCCTCCGTGGCTGATCGCCATGCAGAGATACGGACCTCCACCCTCGTACCCAAACCTGAAGATCCCCGGCCTGAACGCCCCCATCCCTGAGGTCAGACACTCTAACACACACCATCTGCAGTATTTGCCCATGGTTTATCCTGAAAGCATTAGAGTAGAGCTTTTATAACTCTTCCTGATGaggtgtgtgtctctctcagggATGTTCGTTTGGGTATCATGCGGGCGGATGGGGTAAACCCCCGGTGGACGAGACGGGCAGACCGCTGTACGGAGACGTGTTCGGCACCAACGCCATAGACTTCCATGTGAGCAGACCGCCCAATCACATCCTGAACACGTGCCTCATTGCTTGAACTGATGTTCTGAGTCAGTGATTGTGAGGAGATCTGAGTCTGCGTGATCGTGTTCACAGGCCAAAGCAGAGGACGAGGAAGTGGATCGAACCCCGTGGGGCGAGCTGGAGGCGTCTGATGAAGAGTcgtctgaggaagaggaggaggaggaggagagcgaCGAGGAGAAACCGGATGAGACGGGCTTCTTCACGCCTGCAGACAGGTGCTGCTCGTCTCTGATtggctcgtgtgtgtgtgtgtgtttgagacacGAGGACTCACAGATGTCTGCTCTCTCGTTGTTTGACAGCGGCTTGATCACGCCGGGCGGCTTCTCCTCCGTTCCTGCCGGGATGGAGACCCCAGAGCTCATCGAGCTGAGGAAGAAGAAGATCGAGGAGGCCATGGACGGgtgagtgtctgtctgtgtgagaaaCACACTTAAAATCATCAGATCGTATCAAATCAATGTTTGGACAGAATTTGaacatttgcatgcatttttctgATACATCAGGCTTTATTGAAGTGTGAGGTTTGAGCTCTGCAGGTGTTGTCTGGTGAGCTGTCATGCTCATGTCTctcgtgtctgtgtgtgtttcagaaacGAGACGCCTCAGCTGTTCACAGTGCTGCCGGAGAGGAGGACGGGGCCGGTCGGGGCCGCTATGATGGCGTCCACACACATCTACGACATGTCTACGGTACACAGTCATTTTAACACCCAACAATGCACTTGTGCAACCAATATCAGTTCCCAGCGGTTTCAAATCCCATTTTTAGCACCTGTCATCCAACAATCCCAGTAAGCTTTGCTACTTCTGATtcgaaacaaagtctcagcttttaAATTCTCTAATGTGGCACGTAAACAGATCATCTCTTCATCTTTACTACTAGTTATTACATGAATAAACAAGAGTGAACATCAGAAGGTGTTGAAACAAAACAACTTCACAAAACAATGTCTCGTAATTGTAAACAGCATGAagacattaataaatattgttttcctCAGAAAAGCCAATGTGTGAGGAACCTATTAGTCGATTAGAAAAACATAACTCTAAAGGAgcattttcataaatatatgcaatattgCATATTCATTATTTCACGTATCCTGTTAGCAAGTCTTCATTTTTTCATGTATAATTAAACcgtaaataaatgctgaattacgtacaatattaatgcatttacatttgatataatttaaatgggccttttttttatctgatggtagattatagctaaaaaaaatttaatttggagTTAATTGCATCATGATTCAAGATCCTGGCCAATTAAAGATCATCTTCCAATTAATATTTGCGAAAACAAAACCTGATGCATTAATAAGCATGAGATGAACTGTTGCAGAGTTGTGTGTTTTATAGAAATGATTTCACCTCGCAGCCAGACAGCATCCGCCTCGTATCCCAGAGTTCTCTCTTCTGCTTGATTTCAGTATCTAGACGACAGATAACCTTTGCAGGAGCGCTGACTTCACATCTCCATCAGATCTCTCACATGCTAATCACTCCATCCATACGGCACTCGTTTATAATACCAGCGAGAGATAAACGAGCAGCGTCTGTCTGGGTGGAGGAAGTGTCCTCTGAATACTGTCATGTGTTCCTCTGTGGTGCAGACGGTGACCAGCCGAAAGGGAGGAGTCTCGGTGCTGGGCGGAGACTCTCAGGGGGTGGAGGTGGCCCTGGCGCCGGAGGAGCTGGAGCTCGACCCCATGGCCATGACGCAGAAGTACGAGGAGCACGTCAGAGAGCAGCAGGTGGAGAAGGAGGACTTCAGCGACATGGTGGCGGAGCACGCCGCCAAACAGAAGGTGAGATCAGATGCATGCGCTCAGTCCGTCATCAACCCAAATCAGACTAACAGGAACTGATATACCGTGCTTTAGTTTAAACTTATCTTCATTTCCATTATTGTCTAATCTTGAGAGCTTAGTTCAAAATCCTTATTGTCTTTGTTCATGATtctcattaaattattaaatgataatctatccagctttaaaaatatatatttatttgaccattCTTATGATTTTCCTCATTTGTTAGATGCTTTGAACAAATGTATCtgctaaattaaatgaattaaatgaataattctgcttttatactttttgtataattaataggctacatatttttatattacacatatatgtacacatactaattacatatttttaatatgcagatttgtttTAAGTATATATGCACAATTGATTATATAaactaatgtttttatttaaaaaatatacatttgtacaTAAAATCAGgccttttatatataatttttctcgTCACACTGAGACTCAATGTGCTTCATTGTCATGAAAATCACTATATTCTATATTTCAAAATAGGATTTCTTGTCTTCACACCAATTTTCACATTTTTGATTTAAGGTAAAAATTACCTacctttttttaatgctttgcGAAGGATGCTatcataaaatagaaaaataattcttATCACCATATTAATTTCTGCACTAAAAGCAATAAATAGATATTTTCTAGTGAAGCCGGTTCAGGTGTCTCTGATAAACAAAGGTGTTTGCTGTATCATCTTTGTAAATGGTTAGTGTGTTTTACCCGTGTTTCCTGAAATCTTTTTCTTCTGTGTCCTTGCAGCAAAAGAAGCGCAAGGCGCAGCCGCAGGACACACGCTCTGGAGCCAAGAAATACAAAGAGTTCAAGTTCTAGCCCTGCGCTGACCTCCATCCTTCATTCCTTCCTCTCTGATGTCGTGTAGAAGAGCCCAGTGTTTGTACGTCACACGATAATGAGCCACGTTTTTCATTTATGCTtgatgtttttgtaaataaaataccaGTCCATGAAAAactgatgttatttttattttttatttttttgaggtttACCCGATTAAGAAATAGTTATAGTAGTTATTTTTATAGACATGCTCTACTCTAAAATATTGAATTGGCAATAAATGAATCACTGTGAGTGTTGACTTTGTAGCATCCCCATCAGCTGAAACCACAGgaaacatgtttgtgtttgtgatggATGTGAGGTTTAGTCTTGGGTCTGCAGTGAGGCGCTCGGGTCAGCAGGGGGCGAGTGAGAGCGTCTTCAGGAAGTCTGACCATCACCTGATGTCTGGGAGCTGTTTTGACCTACATAACACTTTCACTGTCACTTGACCTCAGTCGAGAGCAGACAACACTCGTTTCCCATCAAACACGACACATGAATCCAGTTTGACACATTCCAGACGACGTCCAAACACTGACTTCATTGTCTCGAATATCATCTCAGTTCTTCATTGGCATCATGATTTCTGATGAGTGAGACGTGAGTTTTATTCAGGAAGATGTGCTGGTGCTCACTGCACACTCAACACCAGTCATGTTTccttatggaagcccatttctgaacAAAAGAACTAAAATTATGATACAAGTTAAAAATGAGATACTAAGTCATCAATGAGATAAAAAGAGCAATTATGCTGAAAAATTTTATTAACTTAAATTGAGATCAGTTATGACATtctgaattatgaaaaaaaagctAGAAACTTTGACTTCAAGATAGAGAgtcaattatgagatactaagtcatgTTTATGACACCCatctaaattataaaattataagttATCAATaggagattaaaaaaatgaattatggcATAAAAAAGTAAGATTGAGAATGAATGTCACTTATGACAGGCACGATTATGACCAAATGTGTGCAAAAATTATGAGAAGTCCATTACGGTATAAAaagtagaaagtttgaaaaacattaaccttaatatataaagttacaattatgagataaaaagtcatagttatgacaaaaagtaaaatgaaaaaaaaattacattctgaccaaaagaaaatggaaagacaGATGATCAATTATGACAAAACGTTAAGGTGGAAATGATGAGATTGGAGTTTTATTAGTTAATTTAGGCCTATTAGAAAAACaacaattgcaacttttttttactctatttactgtttttcatgattttgacttataatttcatctttttatctcataattatgatttatgtcAATGATGACAATAGCACACTCTTGAAATGTTATGCCAGAATTATGATTAAGCAAAGcatgtttttttccttcttgtgtGGCTGAAGAGGGCCTCCATACTTTTTACATGAAAGTTTGACGATCTTTTTATATTCCTCTACTTCACAAGCTCATAAATGCACTTCTGCGTGACTAAACTGTGCAGCCAGCGTGTTCAGAGCCGGACTAGAGTGACTCAACTAACCAGCGTTTGATTTGATACCCACAACATCCTTGTGCTGTCCTCGTTAACAGATGAAgtcgtaacacacacacacacacacacacacacacatgtctcaGGAGACATCCAGCTGTGTCAGGCATTGGTCAGCATCAGCTGGTCACACTCTCTCCATCAGACGCCTGCGAGCTGATAAATATAGATGTGCTTTCATCACCAGCCTCCTCCGTGGTTCCCACCGCTCACCGCACAAATAATATCTGTCTGCCTGGAAGTGTGTGAGG
Protein-coding sequences here:
- the LOC113105856 gene encoding splicing factor 3B subunit 2-like, translated to MASDGPPGADSNPDINTWTHGELQAKLAELGAPNMGPREELIERLKSYAQSGMILTKPNMPGGDDKIMTATMPGLPPMPPMPSMPLPPGMNMMQAMNMMGGPPPIHMMQHDDRATQGDSRVMGEQMKEHELLEQQKRAAVLLEHERQQELAKIQQGAPPGTRGPELGPRPNLLPPIPPLRVGTPGGPAPPGVSLLPQSANQRQKVPPPPGEDARESWQGEEVGIGPKIPQALEKILQLKEMRQEQLSVAPTEVYDDQESADTDLNNSSTRGYSDEDDESGLSKKDKNRKRRNRKKKNKKKRQEEEEEKKKEESNDKEPEVEIEYVTEEPAVYDPNYIIFKRIFEAFKLTDDVKKEKEKEPEKPEKPEILSFKKKGFELEKKDSDDSDEDTKKDLPKLSKKKLRRMNRLTVAELKQLVARPDVVEMHDVTAQEPKLLVHLKATRNTVPVPRHWCFKRKYLQGKRGIEKPPFELPEFIRRTGIQEMREALQEKEDAKTMKTKMREKVRPKMGKIDIDYQKLHDAFFKWQIKPKLTIHGDLYYEGKEFETRLKEKKPGDLSAELRVALGMPTGPNSHKVPPPWLIAMQRYGPPPSYPNLKIPGLNAPIPEGCSFGYHAGGWGKPPVDETGRPLYGDVFGTNAIDFHAKAEDEEVDRTPWGELEASDEESSEEEEEEEESDEEKPDETGFFTPADSGLITPGGFSSVPAGMETPELIELRKKKIEEAMDGNETPQLFTVLPERRTGPVGAAMMASTHIYDMSTTVTSRKGGVSVLGGDSQGVEVALAPEELELDPMAMTQKYEEHVREQQVEKEDFSDMVAEHAAKQKQKKRKAQPQDTRSGAKKYKEFKF